In Helicobacter ibis, one genomic interval encodes:
- a CDS encoding AzlC family ABC transporter permease — translation MKNYLLDGLKDSAIFGVSFIFLYLSIGANGYANALGFFETLSTTLFVFSTPLQFLLVQSYKEGYILIPLILAMNARFLLMSATLAPYFKNQSIIKLSLSSIVICPSVFSGCISYFKKASIHPFAYFLGLGIPIWLVSILSTAIGYETGSSLNSPQLKEIISLVLPLQFTGLAAKHYPNLKEVNSYFLGFLFAPFGLALAPSYYLLILPFVIGFFMVVFDEIQRKRGDVA, via the coding sequence ATGAAAAATTATCTTTTAGATGGGCTAAAAGATTCAGCTATTTTTGGTGTGTCTTTTATATTTTTGTATCTCTCCATCGGGGCAAATGGCTATGCAAATGCTTTAGGTTTTTTTGAGACTTTATCAACTACGCTTTTTGTATTTTCCACTCCTTTACAATTTTTGCTTGTGCAAAGCTATAAAGAGGGCTATATTTTAATTCCGCTAATTTTAGCTATGAATGCTAGATTCTTGCTAATGAGTGCAACTTTAGCCCCTTATTTTAAAAATCAAAGCATTATAAAACTTTCTTTAAGCAGTATAGTAATTTGTCCTTCAGTTTTTAGTGGTTGCATTTCTTATTTTAAAAAGGCAAGTATTCACCCATTTGCTTACTTTTTGGGGCTTGGGATACCTATTTGGCTAGTATCTATTCTCTCCACTGCCATAGGATATGAGACAGGCTCATCGCTTAATTCTCCTCAACTTAAAGAAATCATATCTTTAGTGCTTCCTTTACAATTTACAGGTTTAGCTGCTAAGCATTATCCAAACTTAAAAGAAGTTAATTCCTACTTTTTAGGTTTTTTGTTTGCTCCTTTTGGGTTGGCACTTGCACCTAGTTATTATTTGCTTATTTTGCCATTTGTTATAGGATTTTTTATGGTTGTTTTTGATGAGATTCAGAGAAAAAGAGGAGATGTAGCATGA
- a CDS encoding heavy metal translocating P-type ATPase: MEGCCNSGCCGGKKERASYRQILFIASSTIYVCTLGIDFMKLDVQELILSAIYLFCYFALGYEILKEAFLGLVRKEFFNENSLMAIASIGAWIIGDGAEAVAILLFYRVGESLESLIVEKSKQSIRNLSSLKIESVKILQNNEIQEKDPKDIKIDDILVVLAGDRIPADGVIIKGESSIDNSALNGESLPQSVKSGDSLLSGGINLEGTLHIKATKSYEDSAFSKIIKLIEEGQAQKSKSEEFIRKFARLYTPIVTLLALGIVIFPTLYEVLFLDSVFLESFKTWLYRGIIFLVVSCPCALVISIPLTFFASLGRASKEGILIKGSSYLETLNSVNAIVFDKTGTLTKGELRIKEIYLYSKYDKEFVLKIAKSLENNSNHPIAKAIQLSQIDEILNIDNIKESAGGGISGTYNGVNVAVGNARYIESIIQKNIEVNTDSKCQVFVAYDLELICSIELEDELKNEAVESIKELQSYELYMLSGDRENIAKEISNIVGIKNYYAELLPSDKVTHLKSIIKEQSKNHKRTIFVGDGINDAPSLALSDVGIAMGKGSDVALEGADVVILNDDLKKIPKLLKIAKKTRTILWQNIIFALGVKAGIMILGAFGVANLWVALFGDVGVALLALLNAIRAIR; the protein is encoded by the coding sequence ATGGAAGGCTGTTGTAATAGTGGTTGCTGTGGTGGCAAGAAAGAAAGAGCTAGTTATAGGCAGATATTATTTATAGCAAGTTCGACTATATATGTATGCACTTTAGGCATAGATTTTATGAAGCTAGATGTGCAAGAGTTAATTTTGAGTGCTATATATTTATTTTGTTATTTTGCTTTGGGTTATGAGATTTTAAAAGAGGCATTCTTAGGGCTTGTTAGGAAAGAATTTTTTAACGAAAATAGTCTTATGGCTATTGCTTCTATTGGTGCATGGATTATAGGCGATGGTGCAGAGGCTGTTGCTATTTTGCTTTTTTATCGCGTTGGAGAGAGTTTAGAATCTCTAATAGTAGAAAAGTCCAAACAATCAATAAGAAACCTAAGTTCTCTAAAAATAGAATCAGTAAAGATTCTACAAAACAATGAAATACAAGAAAAAGATCCAAAAGATATTAAAATAGATGATATTTTAGTTGTATTAGCAGGAGATAGAATCCCTGCTGATGGTGTGATTATAAAGGGTGAGAGTAGTATTGATAACTCTGCATTAAATGGTGAATCTCTACCACAAAGTGTAAAAAGTGGTGATTCTTTGCTATCAGGTGGGATAAACTTGGAGGGCACATTACATATAAAGGCTACAAAAAGTTATGAAGATTCTGCGTTTTCTAAAATTATAAAGCTAATTGAAGAAGGTCAAGCACAAAAAAGCAAAAGTGAAGAATTTATAAGAAAATTTGCTAGACTTTATACCCCTATAGTTACGCTCTTAGCATTGGGTATCGTCATTTTCCCTACTTTGTATGAAGTTTTATTTTTAGATTCTGTGTTTTTAGAGAGTTTTAAAACATGGCTTTATAGAGGGATAATCTTTCTTGTCGTATCTTGTCCTTGTGCACTTGTTATATCTATACCACTTACATTTTTTGCCTCACTTGGAAGGGCGAGCAAAGAAGGTATTTTAATCAAAGGTTCTAGCTATTTAGAAACTCTAAATAGTGTAAATGCGATAGTATTTGATAAGACTGGGACGCTAACAAAAGGTGAGTTAAGAATAAAAGAAATATATCTATATTCTAAATATGATAAAGAATTTGTATTAAAAATAGCAAAATCATTAGAGAATAATTCAAATCACCCAATAGCAAAAGCAATACAACTATCGCAAATAGATGAGATATTAAATATTGATAATATAAAAGAGAGTGCAGGGGGCGGTATAAGTGGGACTTATAATGGTGTAAATGTAGCAGTAGGAAATGCAAGATATATAGAGTCCATAATACAAAAAAACATAGAAGTTAATACAGATTCAAAATGCCAAGTATTTGTAGCGTATGATTTAGAACTAATATGTAGCATAGAGCTAGAAGATGAATTAAAAAATGAAGCAGTAGAATCTATAAAAGAGCTTCAAAGCTATGAACTCTATATGCTAAGTGGAGATAGAGAGAATATAGCAAAGGAAATTTCTAATATTGTTGGGATTAAAAATTATTATGCAGAATTATTGCCAAGTGATAAAGTTACACATTTAAAAAGCATAATAAAAGAGCAAAGCAAGAATCATAAAAGAACCATATTTGTAGGAGATGGGATAAATGATGCACCATCTTTAGCCTTAAGTGATGTTGGAATTGCAATGGGTAAAGGCAGCGATGTAGCACTAGAGGGAGCTGATGTAGTTATTTTAAACGATGATTTAAAAAAGATTCCAAAGCTTTTAAAAATAGCTAAAAAAACACGCACAATCCTTTGGCAAAATATAATCTTTGCATTAGGGGTTAAAGCAGGAATCATGATTTTAGGTGCATTTGGTGTGGCAAATTTATGGGTAGCACTTTTTGGTGATGTGGGTGTAGCACTCCTTGCACTATTAAATGCAATTAGAGCTATAAGGTAA